A DNA window from Rhodococcus sp. Z13 contains the following coding sequences:
- a CDS encoding PDR/VanB family oxidoreductase, with translation MSTAAPELLIRQVRWEAQDVISLLLEDPEGAPLPGWEPGAHIDLVLPSGTVRQYSLCGDPADEHSYRIAVLREAAGRGGSAEVHTLRPGNRVGYRPPRNLFPLADSEHHLLIAGGIGITPLLAMARELTARGASWSLLYGGRSRASMAFVDEARALGPDVVVVPQDELGHPDLAGALAAAPAGTAVHCCGPEPLLRAAAEATRTALGEEAFHYERFGAAPVDPDAVVDPDEAFEVELRRSGVVLPVPADRSLLEVVREVDPDVAFSCEDGFCGSCETKVLEGVPDHRDSVLTKAERESGTTMMICVGRSRTPRLVLDV, from the coding sequence GTGTCCACTGCCGCACCCGAACTGCTGATCCGCCAAGTGCGCTGGGAGGCGCAGGACGTGATCTCGCTGCTGCTCGAGGATCCGGAGGGAGCGCCGCTGCCGGGCTGGGAACCGGGCGCGCACATCGACCTCGTGCTGCCCTCCGGGACCGTGCGCCAGTACAGCCTGTGCGGCGACCCGGCCGACGAGCACAGCTACCGCATCGCCGTGCTGCGCGAGGCGGCCGGTCGCGGTGGTTCCGCCGAGGTGCACACCCTGCGCCCCGGAAACCGGGTCGGATACCGCCCGCCCCGCAACCTGTTCCCGCTGGCCGACTCGGAGCATCACCTGCTGATCGCGGGTGGCATCGGCATCACGCCGCTGCTGGCGATGGCGCGTGAGCTCACCGCCCGGGGTGCGTCCTGGTCGCTGCTCTACGGTGGCCGGAGCCGGGCGTCGATGGCGTTCGTCGACGAGGCGCGGGCGCTGGGACCGGACGTCGTCGTGGTGCCGCAGGACGAGCTCGGGCATCCCGATCTCGCCGGCGCGCTGGCGGCCGCACCCGCCGGTACCGCGGTGCACTGCTGCGGTCCCGAGCCGCTCCTGAGAGCCGCGGCGGAGGCCACCCGGACGGCGTTGGGGGAGGAGGCCTTCCACTACGAGCGGTTCGGTGCCGCCCCCGTGGACCCGGATGCCGTGGTGGATCCCGACGAGGCATTCGAGGTGGAGCTGCGGCGTAGTGGGGTGGTTCTGCCGGTCCCCGCGGACCGGTCGCTGCTCGAGGTGGTCCGTGAGGTCGACCCGGATGTCGCGTTCTCGTGCGAGGACGGCTTCTGCGGTTCGTGCGAGACGAAGGTGTTGGAGGGTGTTCCGGACCACCGGGATTCGGTGCTGACGAAGGCGGAACGCGAATCCGGGACGACGATGATGATCTGCGTCGGCCGGTCGCGGACGCCGCGGCTCGTCCTGGACGTCTGA
- a CDS encoding glutamine synthetase family protein produces MRSIDERPISEGGDGSSARPLLASERGGFVDTHGLWTEEHYAAAAQMRRVIDELGIEMVRFSFVDQHGVLRGKTMTRDAVPGAMRAGVTAPSSLLLKDTSGRSAFSVFSSDTGVGVAGFSGAGDIVLVPDPTTFRVLPWAARTGWLLCQVHFPDGRPVPLCPRTVLRHQLARLAEHDLEMVTGAELEFHVFRATEDELTADRIGTPGAPGRAATVTPVSTGSQLLHEEGLDSLDHLVQALHDGLTRADLPLRSIELEFGPSQLEITLAPGSALQTADNVVLARAAIRQICRRHGYHATFMSRPAGTQTASTGWHLHQSLRQISTGAPVFTSEGSGTLSAEGMHYLAGLLTHAPAATAFATPTVNGYKRYMPFSLAPDAVVWGIDNKGAMVRVVGSPGDPNTRLENRSGEPAANPYLYIGAQVASGLDGIVRELDPGMPTENPYEPGAPRLPRSLGEALDALEADEQLTAAFGSDFVGWYLALKRSEFARYLAHVSDWEQREYFGLL; encoded by the coding sequence ATGCGTAGCATCGACGAGCGCCCGATCTCCGAGGGCGGTGACGGGTCGAGCGCCCGCCCGCTGCTCGCGTCCGAACGCGGCGGATTCGTCGACACCCACGGGCTGTGGACCGAGGAACACTACGCCGCCGCCGCGCAGATGCGCCGTGTCATCGACGAACTCGGCATCGAGATGGTGCGCTTCTCGTTCGTCGACCAGCACGGGGTGCTGCGCGGCAAGACCATGACCCGCGACGCCGTCCCCGGCGCCATGCGCGCCGGGGTGACGGCACCGTCGTCCCTGCTGCTCAAGGACACCTCGGGACGTTCGGCCTTCTCGGTGTTCTCCTCCGACACCGGCGTCGGGGTCGCCGGCTTCTCCGGCGCGGGCGACATCGTGCTCGTGCCCGACCCGACGACCTTCCGGGTCCTGCCCTGGGCGGCCCGCACCGGATGGCTGCTGTGCCAGGTGCACTTTCCCGACGGCCGGCCGGTGCCGCTGTGCCCGCGCACCGTGCTGCGCCACCAGCTCGCCCGCCTGGCCGAGCACGACCTGGAGATGGTCACCGGCGCGGAACTCGAATTCCACGTCTTCCGCGCCACCGAGGACGAGCTCACCGCCGACCGCATCGGCACCCCCGGTGCACCCGGCCGGGCGGCCACCGTCACCCCGGTGAGCACCGGCTCGCAACTGCTGCACGAGGAGGGGCTCGACTCGCTCGACCATCTCGTGCAGGCGCTGCACGACGGTCTGACCCGGGCGGACCTGCCGCTGCGCTCGATCGAACTCGAATTCGGCCCGAGCCAGCTCGAGATCACGCTCGCACCGGGCTCCGCCCTGCAGACCGCCGACAACGTCGTCCTCGCCCGCGCCGCGATCCGGCAGATCTGCCGCCGCCACGGCTACCACGCCACCTTCATGTCGCGGCCCGCCGGCACGCAGACCGCCTCCACCGGATGGCACCTGCACCAGTCGCTGCGGCAGATCTCCACGGGCGCACCGGTCTTCACCTCCGAGGGCTCCGGAACGCTCTCGGCCGAGGGCATGCACTATCTCGCCGGACTGCTCACCCACGCACCGGCCGCCACCGCTTTCGCCACCCCGACCGTCAACGGCTACAAGCGGTACATGCCGTTCTCCCTCGCCCCCGACGCGGTGGTGTGGGGCATCGACAACAAGGGCGCGATGGTCCGCGTGGTCGGTTCCCCCGGCGACCCGAACACCCGGCTCGAGAATCGATCGGGCGAGCCCGCCGCCAACCCCTATCTCTACATCGGGGCGCAGGTGGCGAGCGGCCTCGACGGCATCGTCCGCGAACTCGACCCGGGCATGCCCACCGAGAACCCCTACGAACCGGGCGCACCGCGCCTGCCGCGTTCGCTGGGGGAGGCACTCGACGCCCTCGAGGCCGACGAACAGCTCACCGCCGCCTTCGGATCCGACTTCGTCGGTTGGTATCTCGCGCTCAAACGCTCCGAGTTCGCACGCTATCTCGCGCACGTCTCGGACTGGGAACAACGCGAATACTTCGGCCTGCTCTGA
- a CDS encoding GMC oxidoreductase, which translates to MSVVVVGLGPAGTIATWALARAGHAVTAIDAGTSGSESRAPLAAATPTVRSTVYEEAVRAPGPQAGRDGIGGSKLLAAPQSYRLDPWTLRMRTRVEVRHGAGVLPPGTDVRDWPLDPADLHEWYERVEHLLRVGPRPPTEWTRRMAAAARTLGLQPFAAPAAASRDTGVLLGQAVATGRVTTMPGTTVLEVLTDRSGVAGVRVHHEGRIRTVTARAVVLAGSVLANVRLLLLSGLGGPAVGRYFMSHNFLRVRGHFPGVNLDRGSAGPATATAVAEYDADGIDCTREGFVGGSILQAAMTGPAPSPDPEWGAVWAQPEQLPHRDNAIDLDPVAVDVLGRPVARLTFALHDDDHRRARRLQGVMRDWLVAAGAAITAAEEFAAHPLGTHLYGGARMGTDPQTSVVDGYGRVHGVPGLVVTGTATFPTCGGRGPVQTVEALAWRSATALAAGLR; encoded by the coding sequence GTGAGCGTCGTCGTGGTGGGCCTCGGGCCGGCCGGGACGATCGCGACGTGGGCGCTGGCCCGTGCCGGGCACGCCGTCACCGCGATCGACGCCGGGACGTCCGGGAGCGAGTCCCGGGCGCCGCTCGCGGCGGCCACGCCGACGGTGCGCTCGACGGTGTACGAGGAGGCGGTGCGCGCGCCGGGCCCGCAGGCCGGCCGCGACGGGATCGGGGGATCGAAACTCCTCGCTGCGCCGCAGAGCTACCGCCTGGACCCGTGGACGCTGCGGATGCGCACACGGGTCGAGGTGCGTCACGGCGCCGGTGTCCTGCCGCCCGGCACGGACGTTCGCGACTGGCCGCTCGACCCCGCCGACCTGCACGAGTGGTACGAGCGGGTCGAACACCTCCTGCGGGTCGGACCGCGGCCGCCGACGGAGTGGACCCGCCGTATGGCGGCGGCTGCCCGGACCCTCGGCCTGCAGCCCTTCGCGGCTCCGGCCGCGGCGTCCCGCGACACCGGAGTCCTCCTCGGGCAGGCGGTGGCCACCGGGCGGGTGACCACGATGCCCGGCACCACCGTCCTGGAGGTGCTCACCGACCGGTCGGGTGTCGCCGGTGTCCGCGTCCACCACGAGGGGCGGATCCGTACGGTTACCGCCCGGGCCGTGGTGCTCGCCGGGTCGGTGCTCGCGAACGTGCGCCTGCTGTTGCTCTCAGGGCTCGGCGGCCCGGCCGTCGGGCGGTACTTCATGTCGCACAACTTCCTTCGCGTGCGCGGGCACTTCCCTGGGGTGAATCTCGACCGGGGATCGGCGGGGCCCGCGACGGCCACGGCGGTCGCCGAGTACGACGCCGACGGGATCGACTGCACCCGCGAGGGATTCGTCGGAGGCTCGATCCTGCAGGCGGCGATGACCGGCCCCGCTCCGTCGCCGGACCCCGAGTGGGGTGCGGTGTGGGCCCAGCCCGAGCAGCTGCCCCACCGGGACAACGCGATCGACCTCGATCCGGTGGCGGTCGACGTGCTGGGCCGGCCGGTCGCACGGCTCACCTTCGCGCTGCACGACGACGACCACCGCCGCGCCCGCCGTCTGCAGGGCGTGATGCGCGACTGGCTCGTCGCGGCCGGGGCCGCCATCACCGCAGCCGAGGAGTTCGCCGCGCACCCCCTCGGCACGCACCTCTACGGCGGGGCGAGAATGGGAACCGACCCGCAGACCTCGGTGGTCGACGGTTACGGACGGGTCCACGGGGTGCCGGGCCTGGTGGTCACCGGCACGGCGACCTTCCCCACCTGCGGGGGCCGCGGCCCCGTGCAGACCGTCGAGGCCCTGGCCTGGCGCAGCGCGACCGCACTCGCGGCCGGGCTGCGCTGA
- a CDS encoding gamma-glutamyltransferase, which yields MSTRRVAVAAPHHEATAAARQAVQSGGNALDAALAAAAVLTVVYPHQCALGGDLIAVVREPDGSVHTVVSVGAAATGIDVAAIRAAHDRMPGRGPLAVTVPGVVAGWRTLEGLGAALPLSSALTEAARVAEEGTAVSAGMRRALLANAELLRTDPGSRAAFFDEDGQPLAEGALWRQPVLARTLRTLADDPSALYTGELAATLTAGLQKLGSPITADDLAAHRAETTTPVSRTISGVTWFAAPAPSQASALLAVLGDDAHRPAADLLDRSIRVAQARDALLADPRVAEVDLDRFFAAAEGTDVFAALTGPGVPRPQGDTVAVTAVDDEGRAVTLIQSVYQSFGAGLLESETGIVLHSRGSAFSLDPGHPAFLRPGARPPHTLSPAVAVGDDLVLALGCQGGRAQPWILSQVAGDLTDPGADAAEVLGRQRWVFGARDIGADEPTLVVEHDGVADDLAEVAARAGLRSTARGARWDEAGHVQVSRLAGGNLSTASDPRADGAAEIVTGPVV from the coding sequence ATGAGCACGCGGCGCGTCGCGGTCGCGGCACCGCACCACGAGGCGACCGCGGCGGCCCGGCAGGCCGTGCAGTCGGGTGGCAACGCCCTCGACGCGGCCCTCGCCGCCGCCGCCGTCCTCACGGTCGTCTACCCGCACCAGTGCGCCCTCGGCGGCGACCTCATCGCCGTGGTGCGCGAGCCGGATGGTTCCGTGCACACCGTCGTCTCGGTGGGGGCCGCGGCCACCGGAATCGACGTGGCCGCGATCCGCGCCGCCCACGACCGCATGCCCGGCCGCGGACCGCTCGCGGTGACCGTGCCCGGTGTGGTGGCGGGCTGGCGGACCCTCGAAGGTCTCGGCGCGGCCCTGCCCCTGTCCTCGGCGCTGACCGAGGCGGCCCGGGTCGCCGAGGAGGGCACCGCCGTGTCCGCGGGCATGCGGCGCGCGTTGCTCGCCAACGCCGAACTGCTGCGCACCGATCCGGGTTCGCGAGCGGCCTTCTTCGACGAGGACGGACAGCCCCTCGCCGAGGGCGCCCTGTGGCGGCAACCCGTCCTGGCCCGCACCCTGCGGACCCTGGCCGACGATCCGTCCGCCCTCTACACCGGCGAACTCGCCGCCACCCTCACCGCCGGACTGCAGAAACTCGGCAGCCCGATCACCGCCGACGATCTCGCCGCCCACCGGGCCGAGACGACCACCCCGGTCTCCCGCACGATCTCCGGGGTGACGTGGTTCGCCGCGCCCGCCCCGAGCCAGGCCTCGGCGCTGCTCGCCGTCCTCGGCGACGACGCCCACCGGCCCGCCGCCGACCTGCTCGACCGGTCCATCCGCGTCGCGCAGGCCCGCGACGCGCTGCTCGCCGACCCGCGGGTGGCCGAGGTCGACCTCGACCGGTTCTTCGCGGCCGCGGAGGGCACGGACGTCTTCGCGGCGCTCACCGGGCCCGGTGTCCCCCGCCCGCAGGGTGACACCGTCGCCGTCACCGCAGTCGACGACGAGGGCCGTGCCGTGACGCTCATCCAGAGCGTGTACCAGAGTTTCGGCGCGGGCCTGCTCGAATCCGAGACCGGGATCGTGCTGCACAGCCGCGGATCGGCGTTCTCCCTCGACCCCGGCCATCCCGCCTTCCTGCGCCCCGGAGCCCGGCCGCCGCACACCCTCAGCCCTGCCGTCGCGGTCGGCGACGACCTGGTGCTGGCCCTCGGCTGCCAGGGCGGACGGGCGCAGCCGTGGATCCTGTCGCAGGTCGCCGGCGACCTCACCGACCCCGGCGCCGATGCCGCCGAGGTGCTCGGCCGGCAACGGTGGGTGTTCGGTGCCCGCGACATCGGCGCGGACGAGCCCACCCTCGTCGTCGAACACGACGGTGTCGCCGACGATCTCGCGGAGGTCGCGGCACGCGCCGGGCTGCGCAGCACGGCACGGGGTGCGCGCTGGGACGAGGCGGGCCACGTCCAGGTCTCCCGCCTCGCCGGCGGGAACCTGTCCACCGCATCCGACCCCCGCGCGGACGGGGCGGCGGAGATCGTGACCGGCCCGGTGGTGTGA
- a CDS encoding cyclase family protein, which yields MQIFDISLPIHPQMLHWGRKPEITTVESIAAGDASNVTRWLIGSHTGTHVDAPLHFKDGELPVDRIDMDVLVGPAVVLDLTGVTGQIGAAELEAAGIGDATRVILKTVNSSESGALRADEKPSQWVGLAPDGAALLRERGVKIIAIDYLTLESPENTVEWDTHHELLPNGVIILEGLDLAAVEAGPYEMVCLPLKLQGSEAAPARTILIRR from the coding sequence GTGCAAATCTTCGACATCTCCCTCCCCATCCACCCGCAGATGCTGCACTGGGGACGCAAGCCCGAGATCACCACCGTCGAGTCCATCGCCGCCGGCGACGCCTCGAATGTCACCCGCTGGCTGATCGGTTCGCACACCGGCACCCACGTCGACGCCCCGCTGCACTTCAAGGACGGCGAACTGCCCGTCGACCGGATCGACATGGACGTGCTCGTCGGCCCCGCCGTCGTGCTGGACCTGACCGGCGTGACGGGACAGATCGGTGCCGCCGAACTCGAGGCGGCCGGGATCGGCGACGCCACCCGCGTCATCCTCAAGACCGTCAACTCGTCCGAGTCCGGCGCGCTGCGTGCCGACGAGAAGCCTTCGCAGTGGGTCGGTCTCGCACCGGACGGTGCGGCGCTGCTCCGCGAACGCGGCGTGAAGATCATCGCGATCGACTACCTGACCCTGGAATCCCCCGAGAACACCGTCGAGTGGGACACCCACCACGAGCTGCTGCCCAACGGCGTCATCATCCTCGAGGGGCTCGATCTCGCCGCCGTCGAGGCCGGTCCGTACGAGATGGTGTGCCTGCCACTGAAGCTGCAGGGCAGCGAGGCGGCGCCGGCCCGGACCATCCTCATCCGGCGATGA
- a CDS encoding aldehyde dehydrogenase family protein produces the protein MTVTEPAVSAAEPFYVDGRWIPAGDRECFDVLDPATGEVLTRAVSATDADVDAAVAAAAAAHEDGRWRTLPPLERARILTRIADLIEENLEELAVLETRDNGKPIERSRADTQSSANTFRHFAGATTRLTGTTVPIAGEHHVYTTREPVGVAALILPWNFPIMTGCFKLAPALAAGCTVVVKPAEQTPLTMLRVAALCEQAGVPAGVVNVVTGDGRVGARLVEHPGVAKVSFTGSTEVGRAVMAAAAPTSKRLTLELGGKSPNIVFEDADLDAAVLTAMRASFGHSGQMCTAGSRLLVQRSILDEMHERLAAAVKKVPVGNGLDGGITVGPLVSEEQRQQVLRYIGIGREEGAQVLVGGGVPDRPGFFVEPTLFVGVDNSMTIAREEIFGPVVGVIPFEDEEEAVAIGNDTNYGLAAGVWTKDVSRAHRMAARLRVGTVWVNTYNVFDPALPFGGVGDSGVGRDLGDEALFGFCEPKSVVVAL, from the coding sequence TTGACCGTCACCGAACCCGCAGTCTCGGCCGCCGAACCGTTCTACGTCGACGGCCGGTGGATCCCCGCCGGGGACCGTGAATGCTTCGACGTCCTCGACCCCGCCACCGGGGAGGTCCTCACCCGCGCGGTGTCGGCCACCGACGCGGACGTCGACGCTGCCGTCGCCGCCGCGGCCGCCGCCCACGAGGACGGACGCTGGCGCACACTGCCGCCCCTGGAACGGGCCAGGATCCTCACCCGCATCGCCGATCTCATCGAGGAGAACCTCGAGGAACTGGCGGTGCTCGAGACCCGCGACAACGGCAAGCCCATCGAGCGGTCCCGCGCCGACACGCAGTCGAGCGCGAACACCTTCCGGCACTTCGCCGGAGCGACGACCCGCCTGACGGGCACCACCGTCCCGATCGCCGGGGAGCACCACGTCTACACCACCCGCGAACCCGTCGGGGTGGCCGCGCTCATCCTGCCGTGGAACTTCCCCATCATGACGGGCTGCTTCAAGCTCGCGCCCGCGCTCGCCGCCGGCTGCACCGTCGTGGTCAAGCCCGCCGAGCAGACCCCGCTGACGATGCTGCGCGTCGCGGCGCTGTGCGAGCAGGCCGGTGTTCCCGCCGGTGTGGTGAACGTCGTCACCGGCGACGGTCGCGTCGGCGCCCGGCTCGTCGAGCATCCCGGCGTCGCGAAGGTGTCGTTCACCGGCTCCACCGAGGTGGGGCGCGCGGTGATGGCAGCGGCGGCCCCCACCAGCAAGCGGCTCACCCTCGAACTCGGCGGCAAGAGTCCCAACATCGTGTTCGAGGACGCCGACCTCGACGCGGCGGTCCTCACCGCGATGCGCGCCTCGTTCGGTCACTCGGGCCAGATGTGCACGGCGGGAAGCCGTCTGCTGGTACAGCGGTCCATCCTCGACGAGATGCACGAGCGGCTCGCCGCGGCGGTGAAGAAGGTGCCCGTGGGCAACGGTCTCGACGGCGGCATCACCGTCGGCCCCCTCGTCTCCGAGGAGCAGAGGCAGCAGGTCCTGCGTTACATCGGGATCGGCCGCGAGGAGGGCGCGCAGGTGCTCGTCGGCGGTGGGGTGCCCGATCGGCCGGGCTTCTTCGTCGAACCGACCCTGTTCGTCGGGGTCGACAACTCGATGACCATCGCGCGCGAGGAGATCTTCGGGCCGGTGGTCGGGGTCATCCCGTTCGAGGACGAGGAGGAGGCCGTCGCGATCGGCAACGACACGAATTACGGTCTCGCCGCGGGCGTCTGGACGAAGGACGTCTCCCGGGCCCACCGGATGGCGGCGAGGCTGCGAGTCGGCACGGTGTGGGTCAACACCTACAACGTCTTCGATCCCGCGTTGCCCTTCGGCGGGGTCGGGGACTCGGGTGTGGGCCGGGATCTCGGCGACGAGGCACTCTTCGGATTCTGTGAACCGAAGAGCGTGGTCGTCGCCTTGTAG
- a CDS encoding creatininase family protein, which translates to MSPRFERLYSPVVSAELAAELGGTGEPIQWERLTARECESMLENVDSVLIPLGATEQHGPHLGLCVDGEIAHHVCLGVSALTGVPVVPPLVYGVSGSHGTLPGTLTLRPETMIAMLEDITDSLYALGVRQFVFVNAHTWNAGPMEVVADKLRVKYDDVRVRCIFYVTCYPGPEVDGRVTYGRGLMHANYFETSLMLHIDPEVVHMDRAESLEDRDTFWDYRTDQVSRSGVWGRDVEQATEENGAREMERCIRTTAKAVAAAIAEPWPTPR; encoded by the coding sequence GTGAGCCCACGATTCGAACGCCTCTACTCGCCGGTCGTCTCCGCCGAACTCGCGGCCGAACTCGGCGGCACGGGGGAGCCGATCCAGTGGGAGCGCCTCACCGCACGCGAGTGCGAAAGCATGCTCGAGAACGTCGATTCCGTGCTGATCCCCCTCGGCGCGACCGAGCAGCACGGACCGCATCTGGGACTGTGTGTCGACGGGGAGATCGCCCACCACGTCTGCCTCGGGGTCTCCGCGCTGACCGGTGTCCCGGTCGTGCCGCCGCTGGTCTACGGGGTCTCCGGCTCCCACGGCACCCTGCCCGGCACCCTCACGCTGCGTCCCGAGACGATGATCGCGATGCTCGAGGACATCACCGACTCCCTCTACGCACTCGGGGTGCGGCAGTTCGTCTTCGTCAACGCCCACACCTGGAACGCGGGTCCGATGGAGGTCGTCGCCGACAAGCTCCGCGTCAAGTACGACGACGTGCGGGTGCGCTGCATCTTCTACGTCACCTGCTATCCGGGCCCGGAGGTCGACGGCCGCGTCACCTACGGACGAGGATTGATGCACGCCAACTACTTCGAGACCTCGCTCATGCTGCACATCGACCCGGAGGTCGTGCACATGGACCGGGCCGAGTCGCTCGAGGACCGCGACACCTTCTGGGACTACCGCACCGACCAGGTCAGTCGCTCGGGCGTGTGGGGCCGGGACGTCGAGCAGGCCACCGAGGAGAACGGGGCCCGCGAGATGGAACGGTGCATCCGTACCACCGCGAAGGCGGTGGCCGCCGCGATCGCCGAACCTTGGCCCACCCCACGCTGA
- a CDS encoding amidohydrolase family protein, with the protein MIIDAYNTTQDVRGRSDYLTGVRRGEAPPPYTPFDPQRILDSMDAAGVDMAMVCSLAQRIENDFLIDLVAAHPDRFFGFGQVMPQDDDAEREIHRIADAGLPGLKLHPSLHGYIASDHGLLDPIFEVCRERGLIVLFNSLDDAFCSPFAIEEVARYYPEVPTIIAHMGAVWNVPDAITVAERTENIYLETSATLLSDVKRAYNRLGPDKILMGTEWPGSDFDIERLKIRKAIPDDADRAKVEGLNMARLLKLEVTV; encoded by the coding sequence ATGATCATCGACGCCTACAACACCACGCAGGACGTTCGTGGCCGGTCGGACTATCTGACCGGCGTGCGGCGCGGTGAGGCCCCGCCGCCCTACACCCCGTTCGACCCGCAGCGCATCCTCGACAGCATGGACGCCGCCGGCGTGGACATGGCGATGGTCTGCTCGCTCGCTCAGCGCATCGAGAACGACTTCCTCATCGACCTCGTCGCGGCCCATCCCGACCGGTTCTTCGGATTCGGGCAGGTCATGCCGCAGGACGACGATGCCGAGCGCGAGATCCACCGGATCGCCGACGCCGGCCTGCCCGGGCTGAAGCTGCACCCCTCCCTGCACGGCTACATCGCCTCCGACCACGGCCTGCTGGACCCCATCTTCGAGGTGTGCCGCGAGCGCGGCCTCATCGTGCTGTTCAACTCCCTCGACGACGCGTTCTGCTCGCCGTTCGCGATCGAGGAGGTCGCCAGGTACTACCCCGAGGTGCCGACCATCATCGCCCACATGGGGGCGGTGTGGAACGTGCCCGACGCCATCACCGTGGCCGAGCGCACCGAGAACATCTACCTCGAGACCTCCGCGACCCTGCTCTCCGACGTCAAGCGCGCCTACAACCGCCTCGGCCCCGACAAGATCCTCATGGGCACCGAATGGCCCGGCAGCGACTTCGACATCGAACGACTCAAGATCCGCAAGGCGATCCCCGACGACGCGGATCGCGCGAAGGTCGAGGGACTCAACATGGCCCGCCTGCTGAAGCTCGAGGTGACGGTGTGA
- a CDS encoding aromatic ring-hydroxylating dioxygenase subunit alpha, which produces MLKQEDNERLTRTGPGTPLGKMMRAYWQPAALVSEMPEDRPVKAVRLMGEDLVLFKRPDGGWGLVSRFCAHRGVDLSFGRLEDGGLRCLYHGWLYGADGQCLEQPAEPEHSRFAERVRIASYPCEERNGIIFAYLGAGDPPPFPAYDCFTAPDEYTFAFKGLWECNWLQGLEGGIDPSHVSFLHRFVGEDPREVYGQQFSEEVEGTGKKLSKLVGESYRPDIEVEQTEYGLRVFALRDLTEEIKHVRITNLVFPNAFVVPFGNNKVFIQWHVPIDDENHYWYMIFYDFQDETDKETLLAQRLEGVTLPDYRPIRNRSNNWGFDPAEQRDLTYTGMGLDINVHDQWAVESMGPIQDRTQERLGVSDRAVTANRRMLLRAIEAFEAGNTVPGLPVDGATAAALRGPLAVDTIAPADDWEQHWRKREAERRNASPWASESSSDDAQDLADA; this is translated from the coding sequence ATGCTGAAGCAGGAAGACAACGAACGGCTCACCCGCACCGGACCGGGAACCCCGCTGGGCAAGATGATGCGCGCCTACTGGCAACCCGCGGCCCTGGTCTCGGAGATGCCCGAGGACCGTCCCGTCAAGGCCGTCCGGCTCATGGGCGAGGACCTCGTGCTGTTCAAGCGGCCCGACGGCGGCTGGGGCCTGGTGAGCCGCTTCTGCGCCCACCGCGGCGTCGACCTGTCCTTCGGGCGCCTCGAGGACGGCGGCCTGCGCTGCCTGTACCACGGCTGGCTCTACGGCGCCGACGGCCAGTGTCTCGAACAGCCCGCCGAACCCGAGCACAGCCGCTTCGCCGAGCGCGTCCGCATCGCCAGCTACCCCTGCGAGGAACGCAACGGCATCATCTTCGCCTATCTCGGGGCCGGCGACCCGCCCCCGTTCCCCGCCTACGACTGCTTCACCGCCCCCGACGAGTACACCTTCGCGTTCAAGGGCCTGTGGGAGTGCAACTGGCTGCAGGGACTCGAGGGCGGCATCGACCCCAGCCACGTCTCCTTCCTGCACCGCTTCGTCGGCGAGGACCCGCGCGAGGTCTACGGCCAGCAGTTCAGCGAGGAGGTCGAGGGGACCGGCAAGAAGCTCTCCAAGCTCGTGGGCGAGAGCTACCGCCCCGACATCGAGGTCGAGCAGACCGAATACGGCCTGCGGGTCTTCGCGCTGCGGGACCTGACCGAGGAGATCAAGCACGTCCGCATCACGAACCTGGTGTTCCCCAACGCCTTCGTCGTGCCGTTCGGCAACAACAAGGTCTTCATCCAGTGGCACGTCCCCATCGACGACGAGAACCACTACTGGTACATGATCTTCTACGACTTCCAGGACGAGACCGACAAGGAGACACTGCTCGCACAGCGCCTCGAGGGCGTCACCCTCCCGGACTACCGCCCCATCCGGAACCGTTCCAACAACTGGGGATTCGACCCGGCCGAACAGCGCGACCTCACCTACACCGGTATGGGTCTCGACATCAACGTCCACGACCAGTGGGCCGTCGAGTCGATGGGGCCGATCCAGGACCGAACCCAGGAACGCCTCGGTGTCTCCGACCGCGCCGTCACCGCCAACCGCCGCATGCTGCTGCGCGCCATCGAGGCGTTCGAGGCCGGCAACACCGTCCCGGGCCTGCCCGTCGACGGCGCCACCGCCGCGGCACTGCGCGGACCCCTCGCCGTCGACACGATCGCCCCCGCAGACGACTGGGAGCAGCACTGGCGCAAGCGGGAGGCCGAGCGCCGCAACGCCTCGCCGTGGGCGTCGGAGTCCTCCTCGGACGACGCACAGGATCTGGCCGATGCGTAG